Part of the uncultured Fibrobacter sp. genome, AATAAGTGCTTCCATTTCGGAGCGCTCTTGAGCGTTGCTGCCTTCGAAGTAGTACAGCAGCGGAAGCGTAATCAGTCCATTGCCTAAATCAGTGAACTTGGCCTTGTCTAGATTCTTGCTGCCAAAACCATAGTCCAAAAGATCGTCTACAATCTGGAATGCAATTCCGAAGTGGCTTCCCATTTGGGCGCATTTGTCGATAATCTCGTTGTCAAAACCGGCAAGGATTGCACCGATGCGAGCCGCTGCTGCAATTAGGGAGGCTGTCTTTCCGTCGATGATGCGGTCGTATTCTTCGAACGAAAGACGCATGTTTCCGGATTGATCCAATTCCAGAATTTCGCCGGCGATCAATTTGTCGGCGGCCTTGGACAGCACTGTCGGAATATCATGCGATTCTTCGTCGATCACGCATTGCATGGCCTGCGAAAGAACGTAGTCGCCGATAAGCACGGCCACTTGCGTGCCCCATTCCTTATGCGCGGTCTTTTGTCCGCGACGAATGTCGGTGCCGTCGATAATGTCGTCGTGTACAAGGCTTGCAAGGTGCAAGAGTTCAATGCCTGCGCAGGCGTGTGCCACTCGCAGGGAGTCGGGCTTTTGGGCGCCGCTTTGTGCAATCAGGCAAAGGAGTGTCGAACGAATGCGCTTGCCTTTGCGCAGGAACAGCGATTCCAATCGTTCGCAGATTCCTGCAGGAGCATTCTTGGCGACGCCGAGAATGACTTTTTCGGTAAGTTGCAATTGTTCTTGGACAAGTGCGCGTGCCTGAGAAAGCACGGTCTGAAAATCTGCCTTAGTCGGAGCCATTGGAACCTTTAAACATCCAGGTCGTTCAAGACCTTGTAGGCGTTGGATTCAATGAACTTGCGGCGCGGTTCCACGTCTTCGCCCATGAGCATGCTGAAAATCTGGTCGGCTGCTACGGCATCTTCCACATAGCACTGCTTGAGGAATCGCTTGGTCGGGTCCATGGTGGTTTCGGAAAGCTGTTCCGGAGACATTTCGCCAAGACCTTTGAATCGGCTCACGGTCACGTTCTTCTTGTCTTCGAGCTTGGCCATGGCTTCGTCTTTGTCGTTCTCGTCGAACAGGTACGTTTCCTTGGTGCCGACCTTGAGCTTGAACAGAGGCGGCATGGCGAGGAACACGTGACCGTCGTCGATGAGCGGGCGCATGTAGCGGAAGAAGAAGGTGAGAAGCAAGGTCTGAATGTGAGAACCGTCCACATCAGCATCGGTCATGATCACGATCTTGTTGTAGCGGAGCTTTTCAAGCTTGCATTCGGTGCCGAGACCACAACCGATGGCGTTCACCAGGTTCTGGATTTCTTCGGTGTCGAGCACGCGG contains:
- a CDS encoding polyprenyl synthetase family protein, whose protein sequence is MAPTKADFQTVLSQARALVQEQLQLTEKVILGVAKNAPAGICERLESLFLRKGKRIRSTLLCLIAQSGAQKPDSLRVAHACAGIELLHLASLVHDDIIDGTDIRRGQKTAHKEWGTQVAVLIGDYVLSQAMQCVIDEESHDIPTVLSKAADKLIAGEILELDQSGNMRLSFEEYDRIIDGKTASLIAAAARIGAILAGFDNEIIDKCAQMGSHFGIAFQIVDDLLDYGFGSKNLDKAKFTDLGNGLITLPLLYYFEGSNAQERSEMEALIAKADQPDVPEKIIEKLNEKDAFKKAKANAQDHLEKALEIAQGLPGSLFTEEIISMFSSMDNRGN